Proteins encoded by one window of Blautia luti:
- a CDS encoding MarR family winged helix-turn-helix transcriptional regulator, which yields MNHYEAINDVLVHLFNEILDLEERALITPEYKDISVNDMHIIDAVGIQQQKNMSTVARTLGVTVGTLTIAVNNLVKKGYIQRMRSQEDRRVVLISLTEKGEKAYRHHQNFHEKMVLAVLKDLNVEETESLTRALTKLQKFFRSYQ from the coding sequence ATGAACCATTATGAAGCGATCAACGATGTGCTTGTCCATTTATTTAATGAGATTCTGGATCTGGAAGAGAGGGCGCTGATCACGCCTGAATATAAGGATATTTCTGTAAACGATATGCACATTATTGATGCAGTGGGAATCCAGCAGCAGAAAAATATGTCTACTGTGGCCAGGACACTGGGGGTAACAGTGGGAACACTGACCATTGCTGTGAACAATCTTGTAAAGAAGGGTTATATTCAGCGTATGCGAAGCCAGGAAGACAGAAGAGTTGTGCTGATCTCGCTTACTGAGAAGGGGGAGAAGGCATACCGTCATCATCAGAATTTCCATGAGAAAATGGTGCTGGCTGTCCTGAAGGATCTGAATGTAGAGGAAACAGAGTCTCTGACCAGGGCTCTGACCAAGCTGCAGAAATTTTTCAGGTCATATCAATAG
- a CDS encoding cation-transporting P-type ATPase — MSGLSSQQADESKRKYGTNEQAKKETESL, encoded by the coding sequence ATGTCTGGACTGTCCTCACAGCAGGCTGATGAAAGTAAGAGGAAATATGGAACAAATGAGCAGGCGAAGAAAGAAACAGAGTCACTTTGA